One Triticum dicoccoides isolate Atlit2015 ecotype Zavitan chromosome 4B, WEW_v2.0, whole genome shotgun sequence genomic window carries:
- the LOC119291047 gene encoding translocase of chloroplast 34, chloroplastic-like: MAAPIPREWVGLQQFPAATQTKLHELLGKLKEENVSTLTILVMGKGGVGKSSTVNSIVGERVANVSAFQSEGLRPMMCSRTRAGFTLNIIDTPGLIEGGYINEQAVEIIKRFLLEKTIDVLLYVDRLDTYRMDTLDEQVIRAITNSLGKAIWRRTLVVLTHAQLSPPDGIDYNDFLARRSESLLRYIRSGAGIGKREYADFPLPIALAENSGRCKTNENGAKILPDGTPWIPNLMKEITIVVSNGSKSIHVDQKLIDGPNPNNRWKKYIPLILAVQYFFVVKGIRRAIHSDISNGKLDDWEQRYRDLVGSGNPVDQKVSSSRNPKA, translated from the exons ATGGCGGCGCCGATACCCCGTGAGTGGGTTGGTCTGCAGCAGTTCCCGGCGGCCACCCAGACCAAGCTGCACGAGCTCCTCGGCAAGCTCAAGGAGGAG AATGTGAGCACATTGACGATTCTGGTGATGGGAAAGGGCGGTGTGGGGAAGTCGTCCACTGTCAACTCCATTGTCGGGGAGAGGGTCGCCAACGTCAGCGCGTTCCAG TCTGAGGGTCTGAGGCCAATGATGTGCTCCCGCACCAGGGCAGGATTCACCTTGAACATTATCGACACTCCTGGGCTCATTGAAGGTGGGTATATAAATGAGCAGGCTGTGGAGATCATAAAGAG GTTTCTTCTGGAGAAGACTATTGATGTCCTCCTGTACGTCGATCGCttggatacatatagaatggataCATTGGATGAACAAGTTATAAGAGCCATCACCAATTCATTAGGGAAGGCCATTTGGAGAAGAACATTGGTTGTATTGACCCATGCCCAGCTGTCTCCTCCTGATGGAATTGACTATAATGATTTCCTTGCAAGAAGATCAGAGTCGCTTTTGCGATATATCCGTTCTGGTGCAGGAATCGGCAAACGAGAATATGCG GATTTTCCCTTGCCAATAGCTTTGGCAGAGAACAGTGGAAGGTGCAAGACTAATGAGAATGGGGCGAAG ATTCTTCCTGATGGAACTCCATGGATTCCAAACTTGATGAAAGAAATTACTATTGTTGTCTCAAATGGAAGCAAGTCCATTCATGTTGATCAGAAGTTAATCGACGGTCCAAATCCCAACAATCGCTGGAAGAAGTACATACCTCTCATCCTTGCCGTGCAG TACTTTTTTGTGGTAAAAGGAATCCGAAGGGCTATTCATTCTGACATTTCGAACGGGAAGCTGGATGACTGGGAGCAGCGCTATAGAGACTTGGTTGGAAGCGGCAACCCGGTAGACCAGAAAGTTTCGTCATCCCGCAACCCTAAGGCCTGA